The sequence below is a genomic window from Macadamia integrifolia cultivar HAES 741 chromosome 1, SCU_Mint_v3, whole genome shotgun sequence.
ATTCATTTTGGAGGTCCATACTATATACCATTTAGGTTTCTCAAGATCATCCACACCTGTATCGAACTCGATACTACTGGGGTAGAACTGATTAGCTCCTTGCTGAACCTTTTCAACATTTCCCATTATAACACGGCACATTAGAAGATGCTTCTCACCATTATGATCCATCTTTGATAGCAATGCACTGAAATACAATGGAATTgtcaaaaataaatagaaaataataaataaataaataaataaataaataaaaataaaatagaaacatattgaaatcaatggaaattaaaagaaagtaCCTCGTGTAGGCTGAGCCTTGGGGTGAAAGGTATATACCATACCCATAACAATCAGAGCCAGAAAGCTTTTTAGGTCTGTTGAAACCTCTTGATAGGATATCTGGTATAAGTTCAGCAGAGGTTGCATGCCAAGCAAGCTTAATATTGGATACACCCTTATTGTCTGCTTTTGTCATCATCTCCTGTGTTTTATACATTTCTAAACGAGAAAGTGCAAAGGGACTTGAGTGCAAACACTTACGGATGGAGGTTATGGTAACATCATGATCACTTATCATTCCAGAGAGAAAGATAGCCTTGACCATAGAGTAACACTCCTCACCCTCCTTCAAGATTGTCACATCTGGCCATTCTCTTCTTCCCATGCTGATGGGATAACTAATTTTACAGGTATTGGTTTGTTCATCAGGTGAATTTTGTAGTGGgagtttctcccttttagtatAGTTTTGTATGGCTCTTGTTTCTGTCTCCACCTTAGAAGAGATGTTAATAACCTCTGGAAAACTATGAGTTTCTTCACCAATACTCTCTCTGGGAAAGAAATGTTTACCTTCAATATCAATCCATGAAATTGGCCTTACATCTCCAGTTAGCAGATCCACTTGCAACATTTGAAAGAAATCAAAGAGGTAGCATGCACCTGCAATCTGGACTTCTACTATCGAATTTCCTTTGGAGAAACTCGACTTCAATATTTTGAATACATCATCTGAGAAATCAATCCAGGAACCATTCTTGTAGAACATGAACTTGGAAGGAGTACCACTTCGCCTGAAACTGTGATAGTTTTGCATTAGGGTTGGTATGGAGGAAACAACATAAATTGGAACACCCTCTACTACATCATTGGAATCATGGAAATCTGAGCATGGTGGAGGAAGATTCAAATCTATTCCAACTTCATTCCTAGAGGCATTTTGAGATCCTAAGCTACTCTGGTTTGGCTTGCAAGCATCATCATATATTGGAATAACTTCTACACAATCAGAATCATTGGAATCATGGAAATCTGAGCATGGTAGAGGCAGATTCAAATCTATTTCCATTTGGTTTCTGGAGGAAGTTTTAGATCCTATGCTACTCTGGTTGGGGTTGGTCTCTTCCATGGTTGTGAAGGATagaagaaatgagaagaaatccctcttgttctttctctcttttgttctttcttACAAAATGATACCCTAAAAAGTTACTATATGTACATTAATTTTGTTATACTTTGCTTTGAGTTTAACTCTTCTATTCTAAAGGAAACAATAACCTTAAGACCCCAGGTCCAAAGTTTGGATTAGGTTCTTGTACGGGCCTGTGATAAACACTTGAACTCCACTGCCTCTCTTTCTTAAATTATTCCGTGGACTTAGTGAAATTCATGTGTTCATCACAGAGTTGTTTGAAACCCTTCTCGTACGAGTATCTGATCTGATTTCCGTGTTCCAAGGCCAGCTATATGAAATCTTTCTCATTGGACGTGATAATAATGAGCATTGAATAGGTTTTgaatgggttaaaaaaaaaaaaacaatctgATATTTATTGTATGTCAGGAAAGTTATAATTGTTAAACAACTCATACAGACAACTAAGAAAACGTAACGTTGAATCAGTTTCCTGaatttcttgggttgattcAAGGACAGGTTGTATCCACAGCTTTAACAGTTTTTGGCAGGAAAACCTTCTGATAATGTTACcaggatttttgggattagaCTGGTTTAGTTTCTTTACATTTTTATGCTTCGTTATCTTGTTTTGTTGGtttgggctctctctctctctctctctcttttcaaagataCATGTATCATTaacctttattttttggtaagatttgtCATTAACTTCTATACATATAAGATCTTGCACTATAGTAAACCATGGTGAACAAAAAGAAGCGTAAACCTAGGTAGGTACTATGACACGGAGATATTATAGGAAGTCGAATATGTAAATAAAAATTAGGGATCCAGAGAGTGTATCCTGTCCCTAGTTAGCAATTCGACaaaataattcacgaattattcggccaaatcgaatttttctgaattaaataaaaaattctgaacgaattcgaattaaaaataaaattggataAAAAACgcgctttttactaatttgaattttaaaacgcgaataattcgggccgaaccaaattaaaccgaattattcggtccacttaaacagtatttaaaaaNNNNNNNNNNNNNNNNNNNNNNNNNNNNNNNNNNNNNNNNNNNNNNNNNNNNNNNNNNNNNNNNNNNNNNNNNNNNNNNNNNNNNNNNNNNNNNNNNNNNNNNNNNNNNNNNNNNNNNNNNNNNNNNNNNNNNNNNNNNNNNNNNNNNNNNNNNNNNNNNNNNNNNNNNNNNNNNNNNNNNNNNNNNNNNNNNNNNNNNNNNNNNNNNNNNNNNNNNNNNNNNNNNNNNNNNNNNNNNNNNNNNNNNNNNNNNNNNNNNNNNNNNNNNNNNNNNNNNNNNNNNNNNNNNNNNNNNNNNNNNNNNNNNNNNNNNNNNNNNNNNNNNNNNNNNNNNNNNNNNNNNNNNNNNNNNNNNNNNNNNNNNNNNNNNNNNNNNNNNNNNNNNNNNNNNNNNNNNNNNNNNNNNNNNNNNNNNNNNNNNNNNNNNNNNNNNNNNNNNNNNNNNNNNNNNNNNNNNNNNNNNNNNNNNNNNNNNNNNNNNNNNNNNNNNNNNNNNNNNNNNNNNNNNNNNNNNNNNNNNNNNNNNNNNNNNNNNNNNNNNNNNNNNNNNNNNNNNNNNNNNNNNNNNNNNNNNNNNNNNNNNNNNNNNNNNNNNNNNNNNNNNNNNNNNNNNNNNNNNNNNNNNNNNNNNNNNNNNNNNNNNNNNNNNNNNNNNNNNNNNNNNNNNNNNNNNNNNNNNNNNNNNNNNNNNNNNNNNNNNNNNNNNNNNNNNNNNNNNNNNNNNNNNNNNNNNNNNNNNNNNNNNNNNNNNNNNNNNNNNNNNNNNNNNNNNNNNNNNNNNNNNNNNNNNNNNNNNNNNNNNNNNNNNNNNNNNNNNNNNNNNNNNNNNNNNNNNNNNNNNNNNNNNNNNNNNNNNNNNNNNNNNNNNNNNNNNNNNNNNNNNNNNNNNNNNNNNNNNNNNNNNNNNNNNNNNNNNNNNNNNNNNNNNNNNNNNNNNNNNNNNNNNNNNNNNNNNNNNNNNNNNNNNNNNNNNNNNNNNNNNNNNNNNNNNNNNNNNNNNNNNNNNNNNNNNNNNNNNNNNNNNNNNNNNNNNNNNNNNNNNNNNNNNNNNNNNNNNNNNNNNNNNNNNNNNNNNNNNNNNNNNNNNNNNNNNNNNNNNNNNNNNNNNNNNNNNNNNNNNNNNNNNNNNNNNNNNNNNNNNNNNNNNNNNNNNNNNNNNNNNNNNNNNNNNNNNNNNNNNNNNNNNNNNNNNNNNNNNNNNNNNNNNNNNNNNNNNNNNNNNNNNNNNNNNNNNNNNNNNNNNNNNNNNNNNNNNNNNNNNNNNNNNNNNNNNNNNNNNNNNNNNNNNNNNNNNNNNNNNNNNNNNNNNNNNNNNNNNNNNNNNNNNNNNNNNNNNNNNNNNNNNNNNNNNNNNNNNNNNNNNNNNNNNNNNNNNNNNNNNNNNNNNNNNNNNNNNNNNNNNNNNNNNNNNNNNNNNNNNNNNNNNNNNNNNNNNNNNNNNNNNNNNNNNNNNNNNNNNNNNNNNNNNNNNNNNNNNNNNNNNNNNNNNNNNNNNNNNNNNNNNNNNNNNNNNNNNNNNNNNNNNNNNNNNNNNNNNNNNNNNNNNNNNNNNNNNNNNNNNNNNNNNNNNNNNNNNNNNNNNNNNNNNNNNNNNNNNNNNNNNNNNNNNNNNNNNNNNNNNNNNNNNNNNNNNNNNNNNNNNNNNNNNNNNNNNNNNNNNNNNNNNNNNNNNNNNNNNNNNNNNNNNNNNNNNNNNNNNNNNNNNNNNNNNNNNNNNNNNNNNNNNNNNNNNNNNNNNNNNNNNNNNNNNNNNNNNNNNNNNNNNNNNNNNNNNNNNNNNNNNNNNNNNNNNNNNNNNNNNNNNNNNNNNNNNNNNNNNNNNNNNNNNNNNNNNNNNNNNNNNNNNNNNNNNNNNNNNNNNNNNNNNNNNNNNNNNNNNNNNNNNNNNNNNNNNNNNNNNNNNNNNNNNNNNNNNNNNNNNNNNNNNNNNNNNNNNNNNNNNNNNNNNNNNNNNNNNNNNNNNNNNNNNNNNNNNNNNNNNNNNNNNNNNNNNNNNNNNNNNNNNNNNNNNNNNNNNNNNNNNNNNNNNNNNNNNNNNNNNNNNNNNNNNNNNNNNNNNNNNNNNNNNNNNNNNNNNNNNNNNNNNNNNNNNNNNNNNNNNNNNNNNNNNNNNNNNNNNNNNNNNNNNNNNNNNNNNNNNNNNNNNNNNNNNNNNNNNNNNNNNNNNNNNNNNNNNNNNNNNNNNNNNNNNNNNNNNNNNNNNNNNNNNNNNNNNNNNNNNNNNNNNNNNNNNNNNNNNNNNNNNNNNNNNNNNNNNNNNNNNNNNNNNNNNNNNNNNNNNNNNNNNNNNNNNNNNNNNNNNNNNNNNNNNNNNNNNNNNNNNNNNNNNNNNNNNNNNNNNNNNNNNNNNNNNNNNNNNNNNNNNNNNNNNNNNNNNNNNNNNNNNNNNNNNNNNNNNNNNNNNNNNNNNNNNNNNNNNNNNNNNNNNNNNNNNNNNNNNNNNNNNNNNNNNNNNNNNNNNNNNNNNNNNNNNNNNNNNNNNNNNNNNNNNNNNNNNNNNNNNNNNNNNNNNNNNNNNNNNNNNNNNNNNNNNNNNNNNNNNNNNNNNNNNNNNNNNNNNNNNNNNNNNNNNNNNNNNNNNNNNNNNNNNNNNNNNNNNNNNNNNNNNNNNNNNNNNNNNNNNNNNNNNNNNNNNNNNNNNNNNNNNNNNNNNNNNNNNNNNNNNNNNNNNNNNNNNNNNNNNNNNNNNNNNNNNNNNNNNNNNNNNNNNNNNNNNNNNNNNNNNNNNNNNNNNNNNNNNNNNNNNNNNNNNNNNNNNNNNNNNNNNNNNNNNNNNNNNNNNNNNNNNNNNNNNNNNNNNNNNNNNNNNNNNNNNNNNNNNNNNNNNNNNNNNNNNNNNNNNNNNNNNNNNNNNNNNNNNNNNNNNNNNNNNNNNNNNNNNNNNNNNNNNNNNNNNNNNNNNNNNNNNNNNNNNNNNNNNNNNNNNNNNNNNNNNNNNNNNNNNNNNNNNNNNNNNNNNNNNNNNNNNNNNNNNNNNNNNNNNNNNNNNNNNNNNNNNNNNNNNNNNNNNNNNNNNNNNNNNNNNNNNNNNNNNNNNNNNNNNNNNNNNNNNNNNNNNNNNNNNNNNNNNNNNNNNNNNNNNNNNNNNNNNNNNNNNNNNNNNNNNNNNNNNNTAATACAATGAAgcaataaaatgaaaagggaaaaaaaaaaaaaaaaaaaaaaaaaaaaaaaaaaaaaaaaaaaaaaaaaaaaaaaaaacatgctgCAAAAACTAAAACTTCTACTATTTGGAACAGAGCTCCTCAATTTGTAAACTATGATTTAAATTGGGACTTTCAGCGATGACCGAGATATCGGTTtatgtaatttatttttatatattggaTTGCTATTTCAGCTGAAAGCTATGCCGATTTCCATAATATCTCATTAGCAGCAAAAAATTCATttggagagaaaagaaggaattgGGACTTCAAATAAGAGAGAtgtcaggagagagagagtctagAGATTTGGCAGGCAATGGCTCGATAGcggtggaggatgaggatgggGGTGCAAGGGAGTCCTTGGATCATGGTCCCGGTGCTCCTCTACTGGATATCAGACAGGAAGGTACTGGTCAGCGGAGATCTTATGCTAAGGCTCTCGGAAACTCCTCTTGGCCGGCGATAGATACGCTGCCGGAACCCATTCAAGCAGGGAACATTTGGCGGATAGTGATTCCTCAGCAAGATTATGAATCAAAAAGGCAAATCTTTCGATTTGCTTTAATTGGAAGAGTTAACTTTCGTTTAATCTCTTTGGATGCACTAAGAGAGGAAGCTCGGGTAAAGTGGAATTTGAGTCAAGGGGTGATTATGCACCCACTGGGAAGGGGGTATGTGATCTTCCAATTTAAATGCGAAGGAGACAAGGCTGTGGTATGGAGGAGGAGCCCTATGAGGGTGGGAGATATGATAATTCGCTTCCAACACTGGAAGCCTGATTTTAATATACATGAGAAGAAGGTCTTCACGAAGCTTATCTGGATTCGTTTTCCAGATCTCCCTCTTGAATGCTAGCATGAAAACGTCCTTCTATCTATTGCTAAGGCAGTAGGGCGCCTAGTAGCTCTGGATAGGCGAACAAAACAAGGTCTTTTGGGTTATTTTGCTAGAGTCTTGGTGGAGATTGATATCTCTGATTCAGTGAGCGTGGAAGAAGTCCAAGCGGAGAGACTTGAGCTAGGCACCTCTCAGGTATATGGATTCCACCAAAAAGTTATCTATGAGGATAACATCGAGCGTTGTGGTTTTTGTAAGCGAGTTGGCCACCTGTTGTCCAATTGTAAGCAGAAGAAAATGGAGGATGAGAGACAAAGGGTGATGGAAAATTCTGCAAAAATTCTTGGAGCGACATATGTTGAAGATGGAGTCAACACGGCTGTGGTAGACTCGGTGGAAGAGTTTCCTAATAGGAGGCAATCTCCTCAGCCGATTGTGCCTAATCCCATATCAAATCCaatatttcaaaattcaaataatccAAATGAAGGGGGGAATATCCAAATATTTTTGGAATCTTCCATTCAAAGCCCGattgaagaaggaaaggaaattaGCATTGATTCAGTTCAACAAAATATGGTAAGTGAGGTGTCTGGGCCAGATATGGGTTCGGATTGTGAATCCGACCCAAACCCAGAAGTGATTCCGACCCAAATAGAGGACCAGGTCTGATTAGGCAAGGAAGAGAATAGGTCGGTGGGTGACATCTCCCTTCCCGTGGCAAGGTACCCATCTCGAGCGAGAATGCAAGGAGGAAATCAGGGTTTACGGCCTGATGGTGCAGAGACGTCTCGTGCTTAGAGAGCAAGAGTGGAATTTGGGGCGGAACATGTTGTCTCCTCATTACCAGAGGTGGATTGCTTGAGGGGTGCGATCTCAGTTGTGCATTCAGAAGTGATGATGGTGGATAAAGTGGCGGTGTCTCGTGAAAAGGAAGCAACCGGTCTGGGAATGGGTGataagcagaagaagaaaatagtagGTCAGGCCAAGATGTCTGATAAACGTCATCCTTCCAAACAGTGATCAATGAGGGTCATGTTTTGGAATATAAGGGGGGTAAGGAAGGCTGCAGGAATTGGCACCTTACACTCGATATTGAAGGAGCATTATCCAGATGTGGTGTGCTTGGCTGAACCGATGGTTCAGGTATGTAAATTTCCTGGTCTTATGTTTAGTAAGTTGGGGTATGAGgtggattttattcataatgaaaGGGTAGAGAAAGTCCCAAATTTATAGGTGACTTGGAAATTTGGGCTTAAGCGTCCAGTGGTTGCTGCATTGTCTGAGCAGCATATATTAGTAGTCTTTGACTGGAATAGGAAAAATATGGGATTATCCTTTGTTCATGCAAGCTCTTATAAAATAATTCGTCGTAGCTTGTGGTTAGAATTGGAGCTCCAGGTGAATGCGTAGATTCCCTGGTCAATCATTGGAGATTTCAATGCTACTATGGTCTCTCATGAAAAAAGAGGCCCCGATGCTTTTAATCTTGGATCGGCAGCGGAATTCCAGGCTATGATAGATGCATGTTTACTGCTTTCTATTCCTTCTCAAGGAAAAAAGTATACATGGTCTAACAATAGAAGGAGGGGCAATGTGGCAGCAGTTCTTGATCGCAGTTTCTGTACTGAGAAATGGTTGGATGAATTTAAGAATGTGAAGCAACAAGTTCTCCTAACCTCTGTCTCTGATCATGCTCCGTTATTAATTTCTTCTGGTGATGtcccaaaacctcaaaatatcCCTTTTCGTTTTCATTGCTTCTGGATGGAAAATGAAAGGTTTGTTCCAGAGGATGGGGAGGCTTGGAATATTCAGATTGGAGGTGACCCTATATATGTGCTTGCTCAAAAATTAAAGAGGGTAAAAGAGAAGCTTAGAGCCTAGGCTAGGTCTACTTTCCCGATTCTGAATGATGTAGTGGAAAAGGCTAAGCTGAACCTTAAAAATGTTTAGGGCATGATAGAGGTGGATGGAATGTTTGATGAATTATTTAATAAGGAGGCCTACGCTAAGAAGGCCTTGCTGAAAGCTGGACAAATGTAGGAAAAGTTGTGGTCAGAGAAGGAAAAACTCAGATGGATGAAGGAAGGAGATTGTAATTCAAAATTCTTTCACTTGTCTGTCAAGATGAGGAGAGTAAAAAATCAGATCACCTCTTTAAAAAAGGAGGATGGCACATGGGTTTTAGATCAACAGGGAATAGCGTCCTATGTTTCTGATTATTTCCAAAAGTTTCATGAGTCTTCTCCGATTGTACATCGCAATGAGCCGTTAGATGTTATCCACAGGGTGCTGAATGAGGAAGATATTGAAGGTTTGGAAAAGGCTCCAAGTAGGGAAGAGATAAAACAAGTAGTCTGGGATCTGGACCCTGCAAGCTCGCCTGGCCCTGACGGATTTCCAGTTAGTTTTTTTAGAAAATGCTGGGAGATAGTGGAGACAAACTTTTGCAGGGCTGTCAAGCATTTCTTCATGGTTGGTCAGTTACGTAGAGGTATAAataattgttttatttctttgattCCTAAAGTTGAGGGTGCAAGCTCCTTAGATAGATTTCGCCCAATTTGTATGGGAAACTTCTATTGTaaggttttataaaaaattatggcCTCCAGGACAATTGATATGCTGCCCAGATTAATTTTTGAAGAACAGGGAGCCTTTCAGAAGGGTAAGATTATCTCTGCGAATATCAGTTTAGTCTCTGAATTATCAAATTTGATGCATTCAATGGTTAGAGGAGGAGGAATGGGTTGGAATTTGGATGTGCATAAGGCATATGATTCTCTGGCTTGGGAATTCATGTTTTCCACAATGAAAAAGTTTGGCTTTTCAGAGGtctggatttcttggattcatcatcttttgatttcttctagAATTTAAATCTTGGTGAATGGTGGTCTAGTGGGTTTTTTTGAGGTTGAAAGAGGTCTACGGCAAGGTGATCCCTTATCTCCAATTTTATTCATCCTGGCGAAGGAGGTTCTCTGTAAAGGCTTAAGGTGGATGGTGTGTGATGGTCAAATCAAACCCTTGCCAGGTCCTAGAGGTGTGTCCACTCCAtctcatttattgtttgctgacgatatttttatttttatgaacgCTTCGGCTATATATGTGAAGAATCTTTAGTCTTTTCTAGTAAAGTATCAGGCATTCTCTGGCGAGATctttaatctagaaaaaagtagTTTATTCTTTGGTAAGGTGGCCCCTCATAGGAAGCAGTTCATAAGTAATATTTTGGGAATTCAGTCAGCTAGAATGCCGACAAAGTATTTAGGTGTTgagctcttcaaggggagagtaAGAAAATTCATATGTTACCAATgatggataaaataaagaaaaggttgGCAGGGTGGAAAGGGAAAATTCTCTCTATGGTGGGAAGGGTGGAGCTAGTGAGATCGGTGATCTCAAGTATCCCAATTCataattttgggatttattggtggcctgagaGCTCAATAAAATTGGTGGAAAAGTGGATGTGTAACTTCATATGGTCAGGAGATTTGGAGACAAGGAAGAAGACTATTGTAAAATGGGATGACGTGTGTAAGCCTTTAAGGGAAGGTGGTTTAGGCATAAGGAAGCTGCGTGATGTCAATTTTGCGTGTTTGTGTAAACTCACTTGGCAGATTAAGCATGAGAAATATGTAATGAGTAATTTCTTCCGTGCTCGATTTCTGAAAGCAGATGGCTCGTTGAAATCCGGTCACATCTCTTCATTAGTGTAGCTAGGTCTCAAGAAGGTTTGGAGGTGGGTGAAATATTATGAGCAGTGGATAGTTGGTAATGGCCGGAAGATAAATTTCTGGAGAGATAGCTGGTTGGGAAGTAAATCCATTGAAGAGCTATTTGGATTGCAGGCGGATCTTTGTAGTACATTACAAGCGAAGGTCTCTGACTTTATTATCTAAGGTGAGTGGAACTTTCCCAGAGTGAAGTCTGATAGTCTCAACAGTATTTTTGCTCAAGCAAAAACGATTTCAATCTCTGCCGCTGAAGATAGTTGCCATTGGGAGCTATCCTCATCTGGAATTTTTACAATTAAAACTGCTTGGGAAAAGGTGAGAACGGAGTTGCCTAAGGTGGGCTGGTTTTCTTTGATATGGAAAGTGCATCTTCAGCCTCGGCAAGCTGTTTTAGGATGgagaatgatgaaaaaaaaattaccaactGATGATGCTGTCAAAAAACAAGGGGTTTACTTGCCTTCGCAATGTGACCTGCGTGGGTGGGCAGAGGAAtcaatttttcattctttctatgaatgttcttttgcaatttCTCTGTGGCAAAAATTTTGTAATTGTTTTGGGGTGGTGAGGCCGATTTTTGAAGGGCTTGACAGCCTTATTGCTTGGTGGAATGTGCAGGCAAAGAAGACAAACTTCAAGGGGGTGTGGCTGAAGGGGTTCGTCttgattccttattttatttggcTGGAAAGAAACCGCAGACGGTACAATGATGAAAACAAATCAGTTGATGTTGTTTTTGGCTACCTAAGACGTGAAATTAGTGATCAAGTTTTGGTGCACACAGGGGTGCCTATCTCCAGTGTGGATTTGGTAAATGCAAGACGGCTAGGATTTGCAGGGGTGATAAATAGCCCAAGGGAAATATATGAGATATATTGGAACCGCCCTCAGGTGGGTTGGTTAAAGTTAAACACAGATGGTTGTCAATAGGCAACCCAAGGAAGTCAGGAGCAGGGGGTGTTTTCAGAAATGAAAAGGCCGAAGTGGTTGCAAATttcagaagtttcttgggtgTGAGATCGAACTTTGAGGCGGAGTTCTTGGCGCTTTTGATTGGGTTAGAAATTGCTAATCAGATGAATGTGAACCGGttgtggattgagtgtgattCGGCCGCGGTTGTGATTctttttctaaaaagaaaacctCCTTGGGTAGCTCgccaaaaatggataaatattttatctttcttgGAAGAGGCTGAATGGAAGATAACCCATTGCTATCGGGAAGCTAATTcagttgctgattttctatCGAAATCAGCTGCTCGATTTGAAGTTTCATCGCCAGTTTCAAATTGGCCGCTGCTGGTTAAGATGGACTTAGACATGGATGCTTCTCGTCATCCAAGATCGAGAATGTGCTAGGTCttttgatttttatgttttttttttggttgagtaGTGTGGGTATCTTgtttgatggcaatgccgaaggtggaacaTGTTCCATCCCCTACTCTTCCAGGTGTGAGTTTGGGCGGTCTGGCCCTTCTCATTTGATGTACtatatcgttttttttttttttttttttttttttttttttttttttttttaatatacatgatcttttagtgaaaaaaatctGAAAGCTATGCTAAAGGTGGATTAGCGATCTAATAGGTCTTCTTCTGTAAACCTTTTTTCCCCAATTTTAATGAAATCCGTTGTTGACTATTCGCCAAAAAAACTGGATGATGTATATGCTGTAGGAGGCTCGATCTAACCATTGAGACTAGCCATCCTGTCCTCTTGTGGAGGCTTTTTGGTGCAAATTGGTGGGAAATTGGATTAAGCTGAGTGTGGATGGAAGTTCCCTTGGGAATCTAGAAAGGCGTGTGCAGCTGGGGTATTGCGTGATAATAAGGGAAAAGTTGTCTTCTCTTTCAATGTATTTCTTGGTGCGAAACAGATTTTGGAAGGAATTATAAGAGCAAAACATATTGGTGCTCCCGCTTTCTAGATTGAATCTGATTCGTCGCGGTGGTAACATCTATCTAGATGCAGCACATTCCTTGGTTTGCCCTTCAAACCTGGTGGTATCTGAAACCATATCTAAACTCCATTTCCATGGAAGATCTCTCATTGCTTTAGGGAGGCGAACCCAATTGCTGTTTACTTGGCCAAACAAGCTGATGAAAACGCCAAAGGTGGAGAatttctttcatcttttgcAAATCTGGGATGTAGGTGTTGTTGcatgatttattttcttgttttttcttcaagttccatttttcaATAGTATGATCTTTAGAAAAATGGAAAGGGGGTGGGCTCTTCCTCTTACTGAGGGCCTGAATCCTTTACTAAAGTGTTCTGCCCGTCTAAGGAATGTGAAAAGGAGCTCAAAGGATGGAATAGAAGACAATTTGGGGTTGTTTTCTTATTTGTTAAGGAGATTCATGGAATGTCCTTTTACTTCTTCTATTTGGAGGAAGATTATGGCATTATGTTCTCAAAGTGGGACTCAATCCCTGGCCATTTCTAGCATTGTATTGTGGATAAAATATGAGTTTCATGATGAAGATGATTTAAAGGTTATGGGAAGGCTTGTTCTATGTTCTACAGTTCAGCATGTCTAGCGGGAAAGAAATGCCAGAATTTTTACTAAAAGGATCAGAACAAAGGGTCAGATTATGCATCCATTATGGATGATGTTAAAAATAGGTGCAATGCTAGTTATTTTACTGCTGTTTGCTATGTTTGAAATCAGTTTTTGGTGAACAATTGGGTGCTGAATATCACATGAATTACTAAAATTCCAAAAACCTATATTTGGGTCTCTTACTCTCTTCTCTATCTCAGATGTATACTCTTCATTGTGATGGTTCTCTTACACAGGATAAGGCAGGTTATGGAAGAATTATCAGGGAGAATAATAGAGATCCGGTGATGACTTTTGCTGGTATGGGAAGAATGAAGTCAGTTCTATACATGGAGCTTATGGCAATTCCAAAGgggatttcttattttattttattttattttattttttgtggaaagatctaaATGTTTATCATGTCTCAATCAGACCTGATTCAAAATTATCTGTGAATATTATAAATGGTGACATTTTGGGTCCATGGGAGGTccaaactcttaaaaataagaCACTGCATTTTCTTACAAATTTGGATTGGAAGGAGGTTATTCATGTGTGGAGGGAGATTAACAGTTCAGTTGATTACATGGCTGCTTACGCCATGGGAGAGGATGATTACATACATATGCAACCATTTGATTGGATTATCTGTGCATTAGATGGAGAAATCTAATTAAATCAAGGATATACGTTATAATGATAAAAATGGTAAGTGCAAAACATAAGATCAATTCTCAGCTGCAAAGGATAATGAACACAGATTTCACCTCCCTTAGTCTGAACCTATGATAGAAATCCAAATTGAAGATGCAGTTAATGCACCCAATCAGTTTATGTATATACATG
It includes:
- the LOC122073594 gene encoding inactive poly [ADP-ribose] polymerase RCD1-like isoform X1, whose protein sequence is MEETNPNQSSIGSKTSSRNQMEIDLNLPLPCSDFHDSNDSDCVEVIPIYDDACKPNQSSLGSQNASRNEVGIDLNLPPPCSDFHDSNDVVEGVPIYVVSSIPTLMQNYHSFRRSGTPSKFMFYKNGSWIDFSDDVFKILKSSFSKGNSIVEVQIAGACYLFDFFQMLQVDLLTGDVRPISWIDIEGKHFFPRESIGEETHSFPEVINISSKVETETRAIQNYTKREKLPLQNSPDEQTNTCKISYPISMGRREWPDVTILKEGEECYSMVKAIFLSGMISDHDVTITSIRKCLHSSPFALSRLEMYKTQEMMTKADNKGVSNIKLAWHATSAELIPDILSRGFNRPKKLSGSDCYGYGIYLSPQGSAYTSALLSKMDHNGEKHLLMCRVIMGNVEKVQQGANQFYPSSIEFDTGVDDLEKPKWYIVWTSKMNRHILPQFIVSFQSKGYPIGPGPSRRITTPTTQETSNSTFLKLLFKLKSSLPPSKVQELESFHTMYMAGELTNDFFMRQVKLIIGDDTLFNSS
- the LOC122073594 gene encoding inactive poly [ADP-ribose] polymerase RCD1-like isoform X2 produces the protein MEETNPNQSSIGSKTSSRNQMEIDLNLPLPCSDFHDSNDSDCVEVIPIYDDACKPNQSSLGSQNASRNEVGIDLNLPPPCSDFHDSNDVVEGVPIYVVSSIPTLMQNYHSFRRSGTPSKFMFYKNGSWIDFSDDVFKILKSSFSKGNSIVEVQIAGACYLFDFFQMLQVDLLTGDVRPISWIDIEGKHFFPRESIGEETHSFPEVINISSKVETETRAIQNYTKREKLPLQNSPDEQTNTCKISYPISMGRREWPDVTILKEGEECYSMVKAIFLSGMISDHDVTITSIRKCLHSSPFALSRLEMYKTQEMMTKADNKGVSNIKLAWHATSAELIPDILSRGFNRPKKLSGSDCYGYGIYLSPQGSAYTSALLSKMDHNGEKHLLMCRVIMGNVEKVQQGANQFYPSSIEFDTGVDDLEKPKWYIVWTSKMNRHILPQFIVSFQSKGYPIGPSRRITTPTTQETSNSTFLKLLFKLKSSLPPSKVQELESFHTMYMAGELTNDFFMRQVKLIIGDDTLFNSS